The Macrotis lagotis isolate mMagLag1 chromosome 6, bilby.v1.9.chrom.fasta, whole genome shotgun sequence genome includes a window with the following:
- the GLB1L gene encoding beta-galactosidase-1-like protein isoform X2, with the protein MSGRAALGGPRLRPLLLRLPLLLLLRLPAPAAPRSFAVDRARDAFLLDGAPFRYVSGSLHYARVPRRLWPDRLHKMRTAGLNAVQLYVPWNYHEPQPGVYNFRGNGDLPAFLRMAAQEDLLGGLPSWLLRKPDIVLRTSDPDFLAAVDSWFHVLLPMVQPWLYHNGGNIISVQVENEYGSYFACDFRYMRHLAGLFRALLGDEIVLFTTDGPEELSCGTLQGLYATVDFGPADNMTESFAMQRKYEPRGPLVNSEYYTGWLDYWGWNHSTVGVKSVSKALEDILEVGASVNMYMFHGGTNFGYWNGADWKNKYLPVTTSYDYDAPLSEAGDPTPKLLAIQSVISKFQELPLGPLPPPSPKMKFGPVTLKLDGNLLDFLNVLCPDGPIHTHKPLTFEAVKQDYGFLLYRTRLPQNLTEPTQLWVENNGIRDRAYVMLDGVFQGILERDKEEALFLTGPAGGTLDVLLENMGRISFGYNMSDFKGLVQPLVLGKSVLTDWLLFPLNIDALMDVENRVFETQKNNSESPSGPAFYSAAFQLPGPAWDTFLYLPGWTKGQVWINGFNLGRYWTKRGPQQSLYVPGPLLLPTGALNNITLLELEHAPPRPQIHFLDRPLLNATTH; encoded by the exons ATGTCGGGCCGGGCCGCGCTCGGGGGGCCGCGGCTCCGGCCGCTCCTGCTGCGCCTCCCGCTGCTCCTGCTGCTCCGCCTGCCGGCCCCGGCGGCGCCCCGCTCCTTCGCGGTGGACCGGGCGCGGGACGCCTTCCTGCTGGACGGGGCGCCGTTCCGCTACGTGTCGGGCAGCCTGCACTACGCCCGGGTGCCCCGCCGGCTCTGGCCCGACCGGCTCCACAAGATGCGCACGGCCGGCCTCAACGCCGTGCAGCT CTACGTGCCCTGGAACTACCACGAGCCGCAGCCCGGGGTCTACAACTTCCGAGGCAATGGGGACCTGCCGGCATTTCTGAGGATGGCAGCCCAGGAGGACTTGCTG GGTGGTCTCCCATCCTGGTTGCTTCGGAAACCCGACATCGTCCTAAGAACCTCAGATCCAG ACTTCCTTGCTGCTGTGGACTCTTGGTTCCATGTCTTGCTGCCCATGGTCCAGCCATGGCTCTATCACAATGGGGGCAATATCATCAGTGTCCAG GTAGAAAATGAATATGGCAGCTATTTTGCCTGTGACTTTAGATACATGAGACACCTAGCCGGGTTATTCCGGGCACTGCTGGGGGATGAGATTGTCCTGTTTACCACAGATGGGCCTGAAGAGCTCAGCTGTGGCACCCTCCAGGGACTCTATGCCACTGTGGACTTTGGCCCAG CTGACAACATGACCGAGAGCTTTGCCATGCAGCGGAAATATGAGCCCCGTGGGCCCCTG GTGAACTCAGAGTACTACACAGGATGGCTGGACTACTGGGGGTGGAATCACTCGACTGTGGGCGTGAAGTCTGTGAGCAAGGCACTAGAGGACATCCTGGAGGTGGGGGCAAGTGTGAACAT GTACATGTTCCATGGAGGCACCAACTTTGGCTACTGGAACG GTGCTGATTGGAAGAACAAATACCTACCAGTCACAACCAGTTATGACTATGATGCACCTCTCTCTGAAGCTGGGGACCCCACACCCAAACTACTTGCCATTCAAAGTGTTATTAGCAAG TTCCAGGAACTTCCCTTGGGGCCCTTGCCCCCCCCTAGCCCTAAGATGAAGTTTGGACCTGTTACCCTGAAGCTG GATGGTAATCTGCTGGACTTTCTAAATGTTCTGTGTCCTGATGGGCCCATCCACACTCACAAACCCTTAACTTTTGAGGCTGTCAAACAG GATTATGGCTTCCTATTGTACCGGACACGACTGCCTCAGAACTTGACAGAGCCAACCCAACTCTGGGTAGAGAACAATGGCATCCGGGACCGGGCCTACGTGATGTTAGATGGG GTGTTTCAGGGCATCTTGGAGCGAGACAAGGAAGAAGCCCTGTTTCTGACAGGGCCAGCGGGAGGCACGTTGGATGTGTTGCTGGAGAACATGGGAAGGATCAGCTTTGGATACAACATGAGTGATTTTAAG GGCCTGGTGCAGCCTTTGGTGTTGGGGAAAAGCGTCCTGACTGACTGGCTGCTCTTCCCTCTGAATATTGATGCCCTTATGGACGTGGAGAATAGGGTGTTTGAGACCCAAAAGAACAACTCAGAATCTCCCTCTGGCCCTGCCTTCTACTCTGCAGCGTTTCAGCTCCCAGGTCCTGCCTGGGACACATTTCTCTACCTCCCAGGGTGGACCAAG GGTCAGGTCTGGATCAATGGCTTTAACTTGGGCCGCTACTGGACGAAGCGGGGGCCCCAACAGTCCCTCTATGTGCCAGGACCTCTGCTCTTGCCCACAGGGGCTCTCAACAACATCACACTGCTAGAGCTGGAGCATGCACCTCCTAGGCCTCAAATTCATTTTCTGGACAGACCACTCCTCAATGCCACCACGCACTAG
- the GLB1L gene encoding beta-galactosidase-1-like protein isoform X3, protein MSGRAALGGPRLRPLLLRLPLLLLLRLPAPAAPRSFAVDRARDAFLLDGAPFRYVSGSLHYARVPRRLWPDRLHKMRTAGLNAVQLYVPWNYHEPQPGVYNFRGNGDLPAFLRMAAQEDLLVILRPGPYICAEWEMGGLPSWLLRKPDIVLRTSDPDFLAAVDSWFHVLLPMVQPWLYHNGGNIISVQVENEYGSYFACDFRYMRHLAGLFRALLGDEIVLFTTDGPEELSCGTLQGLYATVDFGPADNMTESFAMQRKYEPRGPLVNSEYYTGWLDYWGWNHSTVGVKSVSKALEDILEVGASVNMYMFHGGTNFGYWNGADWKNKYLPVTTSYDYDAPLSEAGDPTPKLLAIQSVISKDGNLLDFLNVLCPDGPIHTHKPLTFEAVKQDYGFLLYRTRLPQNLTEPTQLWVENNGIRDRAYVMLDGVFQGILERDKEEALFLTGPAGGTLDVLLENMGRISFGYNMSDFKGLVQPLVLGKSVLTDWLLFPLNIDALMDVENRVFETQKNNSESPSGPAFYSAAFQLPGPAWDTFLYLPGWTKGQVWINGFNLGRYWTKRGPQQSLYVPGPLLLPTGALNNITLLELEHAPPRPQIHFLDRPLLNATTH, encoded by the exons ATGTCGGGCCGGGCCGCGCTCGGGGGGCCGCGGCTCCGGCCGCTCCTGCTGCGCCTCCCGCTGCTCCTGCTGCTCCGCCTGCCGGCCCCGGCGGCGCCCCGCTCCTTCGCGGTGGACCGGGCGCGGGACGCCTTCCTGCTGGACGGGGCGCCGTTCCGCTACGTGTCGGGCAGCCTGCACTACGCCCGGGTGCCCCGCCGGCTCTGGCCCGACCGGCTCCACAAGATGCGCACGGCCGGCCTCAACGCCGTGCAGCT CTACGTGCCCTGGAACTACCACGAGCCGCAGCCCGGGGTCTACAACTTCCGAGGCAATGGGGACCTGCCGGCATTTCTGAGGATGGCAGCCCAGGAGGACTTGCTGGTGATCCTGAGGCCCGGCCCCTACATCTGCGCCGAGTGGGAAATG GGTGGTCTCCCATCCTGGTTGCTTCGGAAACCCGACATCGTCCTAAGAACCTCAGATCCAG ACTTCCTTGCTGCTGTGGACTCTTGGTTCCATGTCTTGCTGCCCATGGTCCAGCCATGGCTCTATCACAATGGGGGCAATATCATCAGTGTCCAG GTAGAAAATGAATATGGCAGCTATTTTGCCTGTGACTTTAGATACATGAGACACCTAGCCGGGTTATTCCGGGCACTGCTGGGGGATGAGATTGTCCTGTTTACCACAGATGGGCCTGAAGAGCTCAGCTGTGGCACCCTCCAGGGACTCTATGCCACTGTGGACTTTGGCCCAG CTGACAACATGACCGAGAGCTTTGCCATGCAGCGGAAATATGAGCCCCGTGGGCCCCTG GTGAACTCAGAGTACTACACAGGATGGCTGGACTACTGGGGGTGGAATCACTCGACTGTGGGCGTGAAGTCTGTGAGCAAGGCACTAGAGGACATCCTGGAGGTGGGGGCAAGTGTGAACAT GTACATGTTCCATGGAGGCACCAACTTTGGCTACTGGAACG GTGCTGATTGGAAGAACAAATACCTACCAGTCACAACCAGTTATGACTATGATGCACCTCTCTCTGAAGCTGGGGACCCCACACCCAAACTACTTGCCATTCAAAGTGTTATTAGCAAG GATGGTAATCTGCTGGACTTTCTAAATGTTCTGTGTCCTGATGGGCCCATCCACACTCACAAACCCTTAACTTTTGAGGCTGTCAAACAG GATTATGGCTTCCTATTGTACCGGACACGACTGCCTCAGAACTTGACAGAGCCAACCCAACTCTGGGTAGAGAACAATGGCATCCGGGACCGGGCCTACGTGATGTTAGATGGG GTGTTTCAGGGCATCTTGGAGCGAGACAAGGAAGAAGCCCTGTTTCTGACAGGGCCAGCGGGAGGCACGTTGGATGTGTTGCTGGAGAACATGGGAAGGATCAGCTTTGGATACAACATGAGTGATTTTAAG GGCCTGGTGCAGCCTTTGGTGTTGGGGAAAAGCGTCCTGACTGACTGGCTGCTCTTCCCTCTGAATATTGATGCCCTTATGGACGTGGAGAATAGGGTGTTTGAGACCCAAAAGAACAACTCAGAATCTCCCTCTGGCCCTGCCTTCTACTCTGCAGCGTTTCAGCTCCCAGGTCCTGCCTGGGACACATTTCTCTACCTCCCAGGGTGGACCAAG GGTCAGGTCTGGATCAATGGCTTTAACTTGGGCCGCTACTGGACGAAGCGGGGGCCCCAACAGTCCCTCTATGTGCCAGGACCTCTGCTCTTGCCCACAGGGGCTCTCAACAACATCACACTGCTAGAGCTGGAGCATGCACCTCCTAGGCCTCAAATTCATTTTCTGGACAGACCACTCCTCAATGCCACCACGCACTAG
- the STK16 gene encoding serine/threonine-protein kinase 16 yields the protein MGHTLCICSRGTLTIDSKRYLFIQKLGEGGFSYVDLVEGLHDGYFYALKRILCHEQQDREEAQREADMHRLFQHPNILRLEAYCLTERGSKQEAWLLLPFFKRGTLWNEVEGLKDKGNFLSEEQILLLLLGICRGLEAIHAKGYAHRDLKPTNILLGDDGQPVLMDLGSMNQARIQVEGSRQALALQDWAAQRCTISYRAPELFSVQSHCVIDERTDIWSLGCVLYAMMFGEGPYDMVFQKGDSVALAVQNQLSIPQSPRHSPALRQLLASMMTVDPQCRPHTSLLLNQLESLQPTAPDQHTTHI from the exons ATGGGCCACACGCTGTGCATCTGCTCCCGAGGGACCCTCACCATTGACAGCAAGAGATACCTCTTCATCCAGAAGCTGGGGGAGGG TGGGTTCAGCTACGTGGACCTGGTGGAGGGACTGCACGACGGCTACTTTTACGCTCTAAAAAGAATCCTGTGTCACGAGCAACAGGACCGGGAAGAGGCGCAGCGGGAGGCCGACATGCACCGACTCTTCCAGCACCCCAATATCCTTCGCCTGGAAGCCTATTGTTTGACAGAACGGGGCTCCAAGCAGGAAGCCTGGCTGCTGCTACCCTTCTTCAAG AGGGGTACACTCTGGAATGAAGTGGAAGGACTGAAAGACAAAGGCAACTTCCTGTCTGAGGAGCAAATCCTGCTGCTGCTATTAGGCATCTGCAGAGGCCTAGAGGCCATCCATGCCAAGGGTTATGCCCACAG GGACCTGAAACCAACCAACATTTTGCTTGGAGATGACGGGCAGCCGGTGTTAATGGACTTGGGTTCCATGAATCAGGCACGAATCCAAGTGGAAGGCTCCCGGCAGGCCCTGGCTCTGCAG GACTGGGCAGCCCAGCGTTGTACTATTTCATATCGTGCCCCTGAACTCTTCTCTGTGCAGAGCCATTGTGTCATTGATGAACGAACTGATATTTGG TCCCTAGGTTGTGTGCTATATGCCATGATGTTTGGGGAAGGCCCCTATGACATGGTGTTCCAGAAAGGGGACAGTGTGGCCTTGGCTGTACAGAACCAGCTCAGCATTCCCCAGAGCCCCAG GCATTCCCCAGCATTACGGCAGCTTTTGGCCTCCATGATGACTGTGGATCCCCAGTGCCGGCCACATACTTCTCTCCTCCTCAATCAGTTGGAAAGTTTGCAGCCTACGGCTCCAGACCAACATACCACACATATCTGA
- the GLB1L gene encoding beta-galactosidase-1-like protein isoform X1, which translates to MSGRAALGGPRLRPLLLRLPLLLLLRLPAPAAPRSFAVDRARDAFLLDGAPFRYVSGSLHYARVPRRLWPDRLHKMRTAGLNAVQLYVPWNYHEPQPGVYNFRGNGDLPAFLRMAAQEDLLVILRPGPYICAEWEMGGLPSWLLRKPDIVLRTSDPDFLAAVDSWFHVLLPMVQPWLYHNGGNIISVQVENEYGSYFACDFRYMRHLAGLFRALLGDEIVLFTTDGPEELSCGTLQGLYATVDFGPADNMTESFAMQRKYEPRGPLVNSEYYTGWLDYWGWNHSTVGVKSVSKALEDILEVGASVNMYMFHGGTNFGYWNGADWKNKYLPVTTSYDYDAPLSEAGDPTPKLLAIQSVISKFQELPLGPLPPPSPKMKFGPVTLKLDGNLLDFLNVLCPDGPIHTHKPLTFEAVKQDYGFLLYRTRLPQNLTEPTQLWVENNGIRDRAYVMLDGVFQGILERDKEEALFLTGPAGGTLDVLLENMGRISFGYNMSDFKGLVQPLVLGKSVLTDWLLFPLNIDALMDVENRVFETQKNNSESPSGPAFYSAAFQLPGPAWDTFLYLPGWTKGQVWINGFNLGRYWTKRGPQQSLYVPGPLLLPTGALNNITLLELEHAPPRPQIHFLDRPLLNATTH; encoded by the exons ATGTCGGGCCGGGCCGCGCTCGGGGGGCCGCGGCTCCGGCCGCTCCTGCTGCGCCTCCCGCTGCTCCTGCTGCTCCGCCTGCCGGCCCCGGCGGCGCCCCGCTCCTTCGCGGTGGACCGGGCGCGGGACGCCTTCCTGCTGGACGGGGCGCCGTTCCGCTACGTGTCGGGCAGCCTGCACTACGCCCGGGTGCCCCGCCGGCTCTGGCCCGACCGGCTCCACAAGATGCGCACGGCCGGCCTCAACGCCGTGCAGCT CTACGTGCCCTGGAACTACCACGAGCCGCAGCCCGGGGTCTACAACTTCCGAGGCAATGGGGACCTGCCGGCATTTCTGAGGATGGCAGCCCAGGAGGACTTGCTGGTGATCCTGAGGCCCGGCCCCTACATCTGCGCCGAGTGGGAAATG GGTGGTCTCCCATCCTGGTTGCTTCGGAAACCCGACATCGTCCTAAGAACCTCAGATCCAG ACTTCCTTGCTGCTGTGGACTCTTGGTTCCATGTCTTGCTGCCCATGGTCCAGCCATGGCTCTATCACAATGGGGGCAATATCATCAGTGTCCAG GTAGAAAATGAATATGGCAGCTATTTTGCCTGTGACTTTAGATACATGAGACACCTAGCCGGGTTATTCCGGGCACTGCTGGGGGATGAGATTGTCCTGTTTACCACAGATGGGCCTGAAGAGCTCAGCTGTGGCACCCTCCAGGGACTCTATGCCACTGTGGACTTTGGCCCAG CTGACAACATGACCGAGAGCTTTGCCATGCAGCGGAAATATGAGCCCCGTGGGCCCCTG GTGAACTCAGAGTACTACACAGGATGGCTGGACTACTGGGGGTGGAATCACTCGACTGTGGGCGTGAAGTCTGTGAGCAAGGCACTAGAGGACATCCTGGAGGTGGGGGCAAGTGTGAACAT GTACATGTTCCATGGAGGCACCAACTTTGGCTACTGGAACG GTGCTGATTGGAAGAACAAATACCTACCAGTCACAACCAGTTATGACTATGATGCACCTCTCTCTGAAGCTGGGGACCCCACACCCAAACTACTTGCCATTCAAAGTGTTATTAGCAAG TTCCAGGAACTTCCCTTGGGGCCCTTGCCCCCCCCTAGCCCTAAGATGAAGTTTGGACCTGTTACCCTGAAGCTG GATGGTAATCTGCTGGACTTTCTAAATGTTCTGTGTCCTGATGGGCCCATCCACACTCACAAACCCTTAACTTTTGAGGCTGTCAAACAG GATTATGGCTTCCTATTGTACCGGACACGACTGCCTCAGAACTTGACAGAGCCAACCCAACTCTGGGTAGAGAACAATGGCATCCGGGACCGGGCCTACGTGATGTTAGATGGG GTGTTTCAGGGCATCTTGGAGCGAGACAAGGAAGAAGCCCTGTTTCTGACAGGGCCAGCGGGAGGCACGTTGGATGTGTTGCTGGAGAACATGGGAAGGATCAGCTTTGGATACAACATGAGTGATTTTAAG GGCCTGGTGCAGCCTTTGGTGTTGGGGAAAAGCGTCCTGACTGACTGGCTGCTCTTCCCTCTGAATATTGATGCCCTTATGGACGTGGAGAATAGGGTGTTTGAGACCCAAAAGAACAACTCAGAATCTCCCTCTGGCCCTGCCTTCTACTCTGCAGCGTTTCAGCTCCCAGGTCCTGCCTGGGACACATTTCTCTACCTCCCAGGGTGGACCAAG GGTCAGGTCTGGATCAATGGCTTTAACTTGGGCCGCTACTGGACGAAGCGGGGGCCCCAACAGTCCCTCTATGTGCCAGGACCTCTGCTCTTGCCCACAGGGGCTCTCAACAACATCACACTGCTAGAGCTGGAGCATGCACCTCCTAGGCCTCAAATTCATTTTCTGGACAGACCACTCCTCAATGCCACCACGCACTAG